The sequence GGAGCAGGGCGGCATCGGTGGTCGCTTGCTGCGCGGCGGCATCGCAGGGAACCACGGCCAGAAGCAGCGTCAGCAGGACTACGACGATCCCGAGCAGGATCGCAGCGGTTGGAGTTGCCTTCATGGTGTTCACGTCCTCTCGGTTGGTGGGGTGGGATGGGTTCGGCCCGCGAGCGCTTCGAGCGCCCGGACCAGCCCGTGCCTCGCCACGGCTTCGGCGCGCCTCTCGGCGTCGAGCGGCGAGGAGGTGTAGAGCCAGTAGCTCTCCGGATCGACTTCGAGGCGGAGCACCGCCGCCTCGTCCGGGCGGCGGAGATACAGTTCGCGCTTGGGCGTCAGCGCCCGGATCCGGGCGACCTCCGACTCGTTCAGCCGGAACAGCGCCCCGGCCTCGTCGGGCAGTTCGGCGTTGGCGAGGAACAGCTTGGTGGGGATCGATTCGAGGAGCGCCGAAGCGCCCGGCGTCCCCGTCACGTCCACGGCGGACTGCGTCGCGAGCACGAGCGCGGCGTTCTTCTTCCGCCACGTCTTGGCCGCCTCGGCCAGGTAGTTCAGCACGGCGGGGTCCTGCATGTACCGCCACGCCTCGTCCACGACCATCAGCTTGAGCCGCGCGGTCTCGGCCGGGTCCTCGATCTCAAGCCGCATGCGTTCCAGCAGGTAGGCGAGCGCCGCCTCGCACAGGTCCGCGTGCTCCGCCGCGCCCGCCAGGTCGATCACCTGCCAGTCCCTGAATTCGATGTCCGCCCCACCCGCCGGGGGGTTGTCGAAGAACGCGCCCCACGCGCCGCCCTCCGTCCAGCGGCTCAGCGCGGGCCACATCGCCGACGGGAGCGAGCCGGCCAGCACGCTGAGCGTCCGGCGCTCCGTCCCGAGCGCGTACAGATCCTCGATCCGCGCGCGGATCTCGCTCGTGTCCGCGCCGCTTGCCTCGTACCCTCCGAGCTTCAGGAGCCGGAGCACCCAGCCGGTCAGGAACTGGAACGTGCGGGTGGTGGCGGGCAGCGCGAAGGGTGTAAGCCGGAGCGTGGGCTCCGGCTCTCCGGGCGCGAGCTCCAGATACCGGCCCCCGAGGAAGCGGGTCAGCCAGCGGTAGGAGCCGCCCAGGTCCAGAATCAGGATGCGCGGATCGTACTTGAGCGCCTCGACCAGCAGGAAGTTCAGCGTAAAGCTCTTGCCGGATCCCGTCGCCCCGAGGATCAGCGTGTGGCCCACGTCGCCAGCGAACAGGTCGTAGCGGTACGCCGTGCGCCACGGCGTCTCGAACACCGCCAGCGGCTCGCGGTCGAGATGCCGGCTCTTCCGGTTCCCCCTCGGTGGCCCGAACACGGGCGCGAGGCACGCCGCGAGACCCGCCGACACGAACACCCTCCGCACCTGCCGCTTGCGCGGCTGGGCCGGGAGCCGCGCGAACCACGCGGGAAGCTGGCCGTAGCCCTCCCGGATCACCTTCGCGTCGTGCGCGGCGAACAGGCGGCGCACGTCGCCGTCCAGCCGCTCGATTCCTTCGAGTTCGCCGTGCAAGGCCACGGTGAGCGACGCCTCGCCGTAGGCCACGCCGTCGGCTTCGAGTTCGACCAGCGCGGCTCCCAGACGGTCCGACTCCGCGGCGGCAGCGGAATCGACCATCGCCGCCGCCGTGCCTTGGGCGTCCTGCGCGTGCGCCATCATCGAATAGCGGCGCGAAAAGTAGTGGCGCTGCGCGCTTCGGATCCGGCGGCGCGCCGCCTCCACCGTCCACGGCCGCCATTCGAGCGAGACGGTCGTCACCGCGTCCAGGCAGTACAGGTCTTTG is a genomic window of Candidatus Palauibacter soopunensis containing:
- a CDS encoding DUF87 domain-containing protein codes for the protein GTFWDGATGSGMNWRLALSELEAERSHLRLDGEPVILYSLLSPPGQAHANLLKDLYCLDAVTTVSLEWRPWTVEAARRRIRSAQRHYFSRRYSMMAHAQDAQGTAAAMVDSAAAAESDRLGAALVELEADGVAYGEASLTVALHGELEGIERLDGDVRRLFAAHDAKVIREGYGQLPAWFARLPAQPRKRQVRRVFVSAGLAACLAPVFGPPRGNRKSRHLDREPLAVFETPWRTAYRYDLFAGDVGHTLILGATGSGKSFTLNFLLVEALKYDPRILILDLGGSYRWLTRFLGGRYLELAPGEPEPTLRLTPFALPATTRTFQFLTGWVLRLLKLGGYEASGADTSEIRARIEDLYALGTERRTLSVLAGSLPSAMWPALSRWTEGGAWGAFFDNPPAGGADIEFRDWQVIDLAGAAEHADLCEAALAYLLERMRLEIEDPAETARLKLMVVDEAWRYMQDPAVLNYLAEAAKTWRKKNAALVLATQSAVDVTGTPGASALLESIPTKLFLANAELPDEAGALFRLNESEVARIRALTPKRELYLRRPDEAAVLRLEVDPESYWLYTSSPLDAERRAEAVARHGLVRALEALAGRTHPTPPTERT